The window GAATGCGGTCGATGGCCTTCTTCACGATCCTGTTGAAGGTCTTATCGCTCAGTTTCATGGCTTTGCCGGTTCAAAAATCCCCTGCCCGGCCTTTTTCCGGCGCCTTACACTGGCGAGCTTTTCCATCCCCACAATCCAGCTGATCAAGGCGCTGTACCCCAGGACCATTGCCCAGTGACCCATCCCCATCGGCTGGGTTCGAAAGATAGTATTGAAAAAAGGCGCATAGGTAAAGAGGGCTTGAAGGGCGGCCATAACGGCGACGCCCGCCCATAACCAGCGGTTGGAGAAAACCCCCAATTGCCAGAATGACCGGGTGAGGGAACGGCAGTTGAACAGATAGAACATTTCGCCGAAAACGAAGGTATTGACCGCCATGGTCCGGGCCAGGTCTTCTTTGCCCGAGGTGCGAAGCTCCAGCTCAAAGAGCCCGAAGGCCCCGATCAAGAGGAGGAGACTCACCAGCACGATCCTGAAAATAAGGGCCCGGTTGAGGATCGGTTCCCTGGGGTCCCGGGGTTGACGGGTCATGATGCCGGGCTCCTTGGGCTCGAAGGCCAGGGTAAGCCCCAACAGGAGGGCCGTGGTCATGTTGATCCAGAGGATCTGCAAGGGGAGGATGGGGAGGGCGGCGCCCAGGAAAATGGCCAGTATGATGACCAGGGCCTCGCCGCCGTTGGTGGGAAGGGTCCAGGTAATGAACTTGGTGAGGTTGTCGAAAACCCCCCGTCCTTCCTCCACCGCGGCCTTGATGGTGGAGAAGTTGTCGTCGGTAAGCACCATATCGGCGGCCTCCTTGGAGACATCGGTGCCGGTGATGCCCATGGCAACGCCGATATTGGCCTGTTTGAGCGCGGGGGCGTCGTTCACCCCGTCCCCGGTCATGGCCACCACATGATCCCGTTCCTGGAGGGCCTCCACCAGCCGCAGCTTCTGTTCCGGCGATACCCGGGCAAATACGGCGGTCTTCTCCGCGATATCGACCAGGGCCTCATTTCCAAGCTGAGAGAGATCACGTCCCGTAATCACCTCGCGCGTATGAATGGAACATGCCTCGCTGCACAGCCCCAGCTGGCGGGAAATGGCTGCGGCGGTGCCCGCGTGATCGCCGGTGATCATCTTGACCAGAATGCCTGCCTTCTGGCAAACGCCGATGGCCTCCATGGCCTCGGGCCGCGGCGGATCAATCATCCCCTGGAGCCCCAGAAAGGTAAGCCCTTCCCGAAGGTCTTCATGGGTGATGCGCGCGGTATCAGCCGGAACCTCCTTGCGGGCAAAGGTCAGGACCCTGAGCCCGTCGCCGGCCATCTTTTCCACCCGGGCATGGATCTCCCGGGCATCGGCCAGATCCACCCGGCCTTCTGCGGTGTAAAGGGCGCTGCATTCCAGGCAGAGGCTTTCGATGGAACCCTTGACATAAACGACCCTGGACTTGTCCGTGCCCTGGTCATGGAGGGTTGCCATATACTGGTTCGCCGATTCAAAAGGGATGCTGTCTATGCGCGGCATTTCATGATGGAGGGTTTCCGGAACGATTCCGGCCTTGGCCGCGCAGCTGATGAGGGCCCCTTCTGTGGGATCTCCCTCTACGATAAAGGTCTCCCCGGTCTGCCTCACTACCGAATCATTGCAGAGGGTCCCTGCCTTTAAAAGCTCGATCAAGGCCCAGTTGTCCGCAACACCGGCACCGCCTTCCGTGGGGGTGATATGGCCTTTGGGTGCATATCCCACGCCCGAGACACCATAGAGAACGCCGCCCGCGTACAGTTCGGTGACGGTCATCTGGTTCTGGGTGAGGGTCCCTGTCTTATCCGAGCAGATCACCGTGGT is drawn from Deltaproteobacteria bacterium and contains these coding sequences:
- a CDS encoding cation-transporting P-type ATPase — its product is MQTLPTKSWHHLDPEEVSRTIQTDPANGLTQEEVLSRRRTFGENTLTQKIGQGPVIRFLLQFNQPLVIILLAATLMTLFLREWVEAGVIFGVILINAVIGFVQESKALKAIDALARAMVSSAMVQRDGQRQKVPARELVPGDVVFLQSGDKIPADVRLFGVRDLRIDESTLTGESLPVQKDEVGLPEDTPLSDRRNMAYSSTLVTHGAGKGMVIATGDHTEVGRINEMISSAEVLATPLTLKIERFSKILLYVIVALAMVTFLVGYLRGQDWVEMFMASVALAVGAIPEGLPAAITITLAIGVSRMARRNAIIRKLPAVETLGSTTVICSDKTGTLTQNQMTVTELYAGGVLYGVSGVGYAPKGHITPTEGGAGVADNWALIELLKAGTLCNDSVVRQTGETFIVEGDPTEGALISCAAKAGIVPETLHHEMPRIDSIPFESANQYMATLHDQGTDKSRVVYVKGSIESLCLECSALYTAEGRVDLADAREIHARVEKMAGDGLRVLTFARKEVPADTARITHEDLREGLTFLGLQGMIDPPRPEAMEAIGVCQKAGILVKMITGDHAGTAAAISRQLGLCSEACSIHTREVITGRDLSQLGNEALVDIAEKTAVFARVSPEQKLRLVEALQERDHVVAMTGDGVNDAPALKQANIGVAMGITGTDVSKEAADMVLTDDNFSTIKAAVEEGRGVFDNLTKFITWTLPTNGGEALVIILAIFLGAALPILPLQILWINMTTALLLGLTLAFEPKEPGIMTRQPRDPREPILNRALIFRIVLVSLLLLIGAFGLFELELRTSGKEDLARTMAVNTFVFGEMFYLFNCRSLTRSFWQLGVFSNRWLWAGVAVMAALQALFTYAPFFNTIFRTQPMGMGHWAMVLGYSALISWIVGMEKLASVRRRKKAGQGIFEPAKP